A window of the Pseudomonas sp. B21_DOA genome harbors these coding sequences:
- the mgrA gene encoding L-glyceraldehyde 3-phosphate reductase encodes MTYTAAENRYDSIPYRRVGRSGLVLPALSLGLWHNFGDSTPIYTQRALLRTAFDLGINHFDLANNYGPPYGSAEINFGRLLREDFKQYRDELIISSKAGWDMWPGPYGQGGGSRKYVLASLDQSLQRLGLDYVDIFYSHRFDPDTPLEETASALATAVQQGKALYIGISSYSGVKTREMAALLKEWKVPLLIHQPAYNLLNRWVEKDLLDTTDELGTGVIAFTPLAQGLLTDKYLNGVPADARVNRPGGGSLQASHLSEANIAHVRALNEIAQRRGQSLAQLALAWTLRDPRVTSALIGASRPGQIIENVGALKNLDFSAEELAEIDRFAQEGGINLWEKPSTAE; translated from the coding sequence ATGACTTACACCGCTGCCGAAAACCGCTATGACTCCATTCCCTACCGCCGCGTCGGCCGCAGCGGTCTGGTGCTGCCGGCCTTGTCACTGGGGCTGTGGCACAACTTTGGTGACAGCACACCGATCTACACCCAGCGCGCCTTGCTGCGCACGGCGTTCGATCTGGGCATCAACCATTTCGATCTGGCCAACAACTATGGCCCGCCCTACGGCAGCGCCGAGATCAATTTCGGTCGCCTGCTGCGCGAGGACTTCAAGCAATATCGCGACGAGCTGATCATCTCCAGCAAGGCCGGTTGGGACATGTGGCCCGGCCCTTACGGCCAGGGCGGCGGTTCGCGTAAATACGTGCTGGCCAGCCTCGACCAGAGCCTGCAACGCCTCGGCCTCGACTATGTGGATATCTTCTATTCGCACCGCTTCGACCCGGACACCCCGCTGGAAGAAACCGCCAGCGCCCTCGCCACCGCTGTGCAGCAGGGCAAGGCGCTGTACATCGGCATCTCGTCCTATTCCGGAGTGAAAACCCGCGAAATGGCCGCGCTCCTGAAAGAGTGGAAGGTGCCGCTGTTGATCCATCAACCGGCGTACAACCTGCTCAATCGCTGGGTGGAAAAGGATTTGCTCGATACCACCGATGAGCTCGGCACGGGCGTGATCGCTTTCACTCCGCTGGCGCAAGGTCTGCTTACCGACAAGTACCTCAACGGCGTGCCAGCGGATGCGCGAGTCAATCGCCCGGGCGGCGGTTCGTTGCAGGCTTCGCACTTGTCCGAAGCAAACATTGCTCACGTGCGAGCGTTGAACGAGATCGCCCAGCGTCGCGGCCAGAGTCTGGCGCAACTGGCACTGGCGTGGACGCTGCGTGATCCACGAGTGACCTCGGCGTTGATCGGCGCGAGCCGGCCGGGGCAGATCATCGAGAACGTGGGGGCGTTGAAGAATCTGGATTTCAGCGCTGAAGAGCTGGCGGAGATCGACCGGTTTGCCCAGGAGGGCGGGATCAATCTTTGGGAGAAGCCTTCGACAGCCGAATAA
- the tauD gene encoding taurine dioxygenase has translation MSTLNITPLSSALGAQISGVDISQPLSLEHRDAIEQALLKYQVLFFRNQPIEPAQQARFAHYFGDLHIHPIYPNVPEQPEVLILDTAVTDVRDNAIWHTDVTFLPTPAMGAVLSAKLLPEFGGDTLWASGIAAYEALSAPMKSLLEGLTATHDFTRSFPLERYGNTPEALAQWEEARRKNPPLSHPLIRTHPVSGRRSLFVSEGFTSKINELSETESEAILKFLFAHATRPEFTIRWRWQKDDIAFWDNRVTQHYAVDDYRPARRVMQRATVLGDVPFFK, from the coding sequence ATGAGCACCCTCAACATCACCCCGTTAAGCTCGGCCCTCGGTGCGCAGATCAGCGGCGTCGACATCAGCCAGCCGCTGAGCCTGGAGCACCGCGACGCCATCGAGCAGGCGTTGCTCAAATATCAGGTGCTGTTCTTTCGCAACCAGCCGATCGAGCCGGCACAGCAGGCGCGCTTCGCGCATTATTTCGGCGACCTGCACATTCATCCGATCTACCCGAACGTGCCGGAACAACCGGAAGTGCTGATCCTCGACACCGCGGTCACCGACGTGCGCGACAACGCAATCTGGCACACCGACGTGACCTTCCTGCCGACGCCGGCAATGGGCGCGGTGCTCAGCGCCAAGTTGCTACCGGAGTTCGGTGGCGACACGCTGTGGGCCAGCGGGATTGCTGCGTATGAAGCGTTGTCGGCGCCGATGAAAAGCCTGCTCGAAGGCCTCACCGCCACCCACGATTTCACTCGTTCGTTTCCGCTCGAGCGCTACGGCAACACGCCTGAAGCGCTGGCGCAGTGGGAAGAGGCACGACGCAAGAATCCACCGCTGTCGCACCCGCTGATTCGCACCCATCCGGTCAGCGGACGGCGCTCGCTGTTCGTCAGTGAAGGGTTCACCTCGAAAATCAACGAGCTCTCGGAAACCGAGAGCGAGGCGATCCTGAAGTTTCTGTTCGCCCACGCGACCCGGCCGGAATTCACTATCCGCTGGCGCTGGCAGAAAGACGACATCGCCTTCTGGGATAACCGCGTGACCCAGCATTACGCGGTGGACGATTACCGCCCGGCGCGGCGGGTGATGCAGCGGGCGACAGTGTTGGGGGATGTGCCGTTCTTCAAGTGA
- the tauC gene encoding taurine ABC transporter permease TauC — protein sequence MSSYDVSAAAVKTPSVSIPVRRSLSTRWISLLTLFGLLAIWWAVTATGVIEPLFLPPPSAVLQKGWLLATSGYMDSTLWQHLGASLSRIGLGLAFAILTAVPVGIAIGANRIARGVLDPLIEFYRPIPPLAYLPLIVIWCGIGELSKVLLIYLAIFAPIAIATATGVRTVDPAKLRAAQSLGATRVQLIRHVILPSALPDILTGVRIGLGVGWSTLVAAELIAATSGLGFMVQSAAQFLVTDVVVLGILVIALIAFAMEMGLRALQRKLVPWHGQAH from the coding sequence ATGAGCAGTTACGACGTTTCCGCTGCGGCGGTGAAAACACCTTCGGTGAGCATCCCGGTGCGCCGCAGCCTCAGCACTCGCTGGATCAGCCTGCTGACGCTGTTCGGCCTCTTGGCGATCTGGTGGGCGGTGACCGCGACCGGCGTGATCGAACCGTTGTTCTTGCCACCGCCTTCTGCCGTGCTGCAAAAAGGCTGGTTACTCGCGACCTCGGGATACATGGATTCGACGCTGTGGCAGCACCTGGGCGCCAGCCTCAGCCGCATCGGTCTGGGCCTCGCTTTTGCGATTCTGACCGCCGTGCCGGTGGGCATTGCCATCGGCGCCAATCGCATCGCCCGTGGTGTCCTCGATCCGCTGATCGAGTTCTACCGCCCGATCCCGCCGCTGGCGTATCTGCCGCTGATCGTGATCTGGTGCGGGATCGGCGAGTTGTCGAAAGTGCTACTGATCTATCTGGCGATTTTCGCGCCGATTGCCATCGCCACTGCAACGGGTGTGCGCACCGTTGATCCGGCAAAACTGCGCGCGGCGCAGTCGTTGGGTGCGACGCGCGTGCAGTTGATTCGTCATGTGATTTTGCCGAGCGCTCTGCCGGACATTCTCACCGGCGTGCGCATTGGTCTGGGCGTCGGCTGGTCGACGCTCGTCGCCGCTGAACTGATCGCGGCCACCAGCGGCCTGGGCTTCATGGTGCAGTCGGCGGCGCAATTTCTGGTCACCGACGTGGTGGTGCTGGGGATTCTGGTCATCGCCCTGATCGCCTTCGCCATGGAAATGGGCTTGCGTGCCCTGCAGCGCAAACTCGTGCCATGGCACGGCCAGGCGCACTAA
- the tauB gene encoding taurine ABC transporter ATP-binding subunit — MALLQLERISAQYPGSPEPVLADISLTLGPQQLLVALGPSGSGKTSLLNLIAGFVEPSAGRITLDSVPVKGPSAERGVVFQDDALLPWQDVLANVAFGLELAGVTKDKREQRAREMLALVDLAGFEDRRIWQLSGGQKQRVGLARALAADPRVLLMDEPFGALDAFTREQMQELLLQVWQRTAKPVFLITHDIEEAVFLATDLILLAPNPGQIVERLQLDFGQRYAAGESARAVKSDPRFIETREHVLSKVFSQRSAVPRQERA; from the coding sequence ATGGCCTTGCTACAGCTGGAGCGCATCAGCGCACAGTACCCGGGCAGCCCGGAGCCGGTGCTGGCGGATATTTCCCTGACCCTGGGGCCGCAGCAACTGCTGGTTGCCCTCGGCCCGTCCGGCAGTGGCAAGACTTCGCTGTTGAACCTGATTGCCGGTTTCGTCGAACCGAGCGCCGGGCGCATCACCCTCGACAGCGTGCCGGTCAAAGGTCCGAGCGCCGAACGTGGCGTGGTGTTCCAGGATGACGCCTTGCTGCCCTGGCAGGACGTACTGGCCAACGTCGCCTTCGGCCTCGAACTGGCCGGCGTTACCAAGGACAAACGCGAACAGCGCGCCCGGGAAATGCTCGCGCTGGTCGATCTCGCCGGTTTCGAAGACCGGCGCATCTGGCAATTGTCCGGTGGCCAGAAACAACGCGTCGGCCTCGCCCGCGCCCTTGCCGCCGACCCGCGCGTGTTGCTGATGGACGAGCCGTTCGGTGCGCTTGATGCATTCACTCGCGAGCAGATGCAGGAGCTGTTGCTGCAAGTCTGGCAGCGCACTGCCAAACCGGTTTTTCTTATTACCCACGACATTGAAGAAGCGGTGTTCCTCGCCACGGACCTGATTCTGCTGGCACCGAATCCGGGGCAGATCGTTGAGCGGCTGCAATTGGATTTTGGTCAGCGTTATGCCGCTGGCGAGTCGGCCCGTGCGGTCAAATCCGATCCGCGCTTTATCGAAACCCGCGAGCACGTGCTGAGCAAAGTCTTCTCGCAACGCAGCGCCGTACCCCGGCAGGAGCGCGCATGA
- the tauA gene encoding taurine ABC transporter substrate-binding protein, protein MKLNFPLRLLAAASLAAASFLAQAADLTVAYQTTVDPAKVAQADGAYEKATKADISWRKFDNGADIIAAIASGDVQIGYLGSSPLTAAITRKVPVETFLIATQIGAAEALVARDGSGIKTPQNLIGKKIAVPFVSTGHYSLLAALKHWNIDPSKVTVLNLAPPAIIAAWKRGDIDATYVWDPALGVAKENGKVLITSGELAKFGAPTFDAWIVRKDFAAKHPEIVTAFAKVTLDAYADYRKDPQAWLANQSNVDKLVKLSGAKASDIPLLLQGNVYPLAADQVSDLGAPTTKAITDTAAFLKEQDKVEAVLPDYAPYVSAKYITN, encoded by the coding sequence TTGAAACTGAATTTCCCGCTTCGCCTGCTCGCCGCCGCCTCGCTGGCCGCTGCAAGCTTCCTCGCCCAGGCGGCCGACCTCACCGTTGCCTACCAGACTACCGTCGACCCGGCCAAAGTCGCTCAGGCCGACGGCGCCTACGAGAAAGCCACCAAGGCCGATATCAGCTGGCGCAAGTTCGATAACGGCGCCGACATCATCGCCGCCATCGCGTCCGGCGATGTGCAGATCGGCTACCTCGGTTCGAGTCCACTGACCGCCGCGATCACCCGCAAGGTACCGGTAGAAACCTTCCTGATTGCCACGCAGATCGGCGCCGCTGAAGCACTGGTCGCGCGCGACGGCTCCGGCATCAAGACTCCGCAGAATCTGATCGGCAAGAAAATCGCCGTGCCGTTCGTGTCCACCGGGCACTACAGCCTGCTCGCCGCGCTCAAGCACTGGAACATCGACCCGTCGAAAGTCACTGTGCTCAACCTCGCGCCGCCAGCGATCATCGCGGCGTGGAAGCGCGGCGACATCGACGCCACTTACGTGTGGGATCCGGCACTGGGCGTCGCCAAGGAAAACGGCAAAGTGCTGATTACCTCCGGCGAGTTGGCCAAGTTCGGCGCACCAACCTTCGATGCGTGGATCGTGCGCAAGGACTTCGCCGCCAAGCACCCGGAAATCGTCACCGCATTCGCCAAGGTCACCCTCGATGCCTACGCCGATTACCGCAAGGATCCGCAGGCCTGGCTGGCCAACCAGAGCAACGTCGACAAACTGGTCAAACTCTCCGGCGCCAAGGCCAGCGACATTCCATTGCTGCTGCAGGGCAACGTCTACCCATTGGCGGCGGATCAGGTGAGCGACCTCGGCGCGCCGACCACCAAAGCCATCACCGACACCGCCGCGTTCCTCAAGGAGCAAGACAAGGTCGAAGCCGTGCTGCCGGACTACGCGCCGTACGTCAGCGCCAAATACATCACCAACTGA
- the gshA gene encoding glutamate--cysteine ligase, whose translation MSELLNRRLALLGERANLSLLKQCLHGIERECLRVTSEGRLAQTPHPEALGSALTNEQITTDYSESLLEFITPALPDPADTLASLDKIHRFAYSKLGNEYLWSPSMPCPLPAEEDIPIAYYGTSNIGQLKYVYRKGLALRYGKTMQCIAGIHYNFSLPEQLWPLLREAEGFVGTDRDFQSVSYIALIRNFRRYSWLLMYLFGASPALDAGFLRGRSHQLEQLDPDTLYLPYATSLRMSDLGYQSNAQAGLTPCYNDLASYTDSLREAVATPYAPYVEVGTHKDGEWVQLNTNILQIENEYYSNIRPKRVTYTGERPIQALMARGIQYVEVRCLDINPFLPMGIDITESRFIDAFLLYCALNDSPLLTNTSCGNATSNFLSVVKEGRRPGLQLQRDGQPVEMKQWAAELLEQIAPLAAMLDQSVGGDAHSKALDAQLAKVNDPSLTPSAQVLAAMAEHKESFAQFSLRQSQAHAEFFRSEPLAADEQAKFEELARASLAQQTELEQNEVGDFDVFVGAYQASILAISN comes from the coding sequence TTGAGCGAACTTCTCAACCGCCGCCTGGCTCTGCTTGGCGAGCGCGCTAACCTCTCTCTGCTCAAGCAGTGCCTGCACGGTATCGAACGTGAGTGCCTGCGCGTGACCAGTGAAGGTCGCCTGGCGCAGACGCCGCACCCCGAAGCCCTGGGTTCCGCGCTGACCAACGAACAGATCACCACCGACTACTCCGAGTCGCTGCTGGAATTCATCACGCCTGCCCTGCCGGATCCTGCCGACACGCTGGCGAGCCTGGACAAGATTCATCGCTTTGCCTACAGCAAACTCGGCAACGAGTACCTGTGGAGTCCATCGATGCCGTGCCCGTTGCCGGCCGAGGAAGACATTCCGATCGCCTATTACGGCACCTCCAACATCGGTCAGCTCAAGTACGTCTACCGCAAGGGCCTGGCCCTGCGTTACGGCAAGACCATGCAATGCATTGCCGGGATTCACTACAACTTCTCCCTGCCGGAACAGCTTTGGCCATTGCTGCGCGAAGCCGAAGGTTTCGTCGGCACTGACCGCGATTTCCAGTCAGTGTCCTATATCGCCCTGATCCGCAACTTCCGTCGCTACAGCTGGCTGCTGATGTACCTGTTCGGTGCTTCGCCGGCGCTGGACGCCGGTTTCCTGCGCGGGCGTTCGCATCAGCTCGAACAACTCGATCCGGACACCCTCTATCTGCCGTACGCCACCAGCCTGCGCATGAGCGATCTCGGTTATCAGAGCAACGCCCAGGCCGGCCTGACACCGTGCTACAACGATCTGGCGAGCTATACCGACAGCCTGCGCGAAGCCGTGGCCACGCCGTATGCGCCGTATGTTGAAGTCGGTACGCACAAGGATGGTGAGTGGGTGCAGCTCAACACCAACATCCTGCAGATCGAAAACGAGTACTACTCCAACATCCGCCCGAAACGCGTGACCTACACCGGCGAGCGGCCGATCCAGGCGCTGATGGCGCGCGGCATTCAGTACGTCGAAGTGCGCTGCCTGGACATCAACCCGTTCCTGCCGATGGGCATCGATATCACCGAGTCGCGCTTCATCGACGCCTTCCTGCTGTATTGCGCGCTGAACGACAGCCCGCTGCTGACCAACACTTCGTGCGGCAATGCCACCTCGAACTTCCTCAGCGTGGTCAAGGAAGGCCGCCGTCCGGGCCTGCAATTGCAGCGTGACGGTCAGCCGGTCGAGATGAAACAGTGGGCGGCCGAGCTGCTGGAGCAGATTGCTCCGCTGGCGGCGATGCTTGATCAGAGCGTTGGCGGTGATGCCCACAGCAAGGCGCTGGATGCGCAACTGGCCAAGGTCAACGACCCGTCGTTGACGCCATCGGCGCAGGTGTTGGCCGCCATGGCCGAGCACAAGGAAAGCTTTGCGCAGTTCTCCCTGCGTCAGAGCCAGGCCCATGCCGAGTTCTTCCGCAGCGAGCCGTTGGCAGCTGACGAGCAAGCGAAGTTTGAAGAACTGGCGCGCGCGTCGCTGGCGCAGCAGACCGAGCTTGAGCAGAACGAAGTCGGCGATTTCGACGTCTTTGTTGGTGCGTATCAGGCGAGTATCCTCGCCATCAGCAATTAA
- a CDS encoding PaaI family thioesterase, which produces MDMPAGLVESAFFKLLGCRLHSLDTGVAQVALVLEPELRNRGGKLHGGALFSLVDIAMGLACSSSHGFDQQSATIECKINYIRAVSEGEVLCTARVIHPGRRTLVVEAEVMQGDKLVAKAQGTFAVL; this is translated from the coding sequence ATGGACATGCCGGCCGGGCTCGTCGAGAGCGCGTTTTTCAAGCTGTTGGGCTGCCGCCTGCACAGCCTCGACACCGGGGTGGCGCAAGTCGCCCTGGTGCTTGAGCCCGAACTGCGCAACCGTGGCGGCAAATTGCACGGCGGCGCGCTGTTCAGCCTGGTCGACATTGCCATGGGCCTGGCTTGCTCCAGCAGCCATGGCTTCGATCAGCAGAGCGCGACCATCGAATGCAAGATCAACTACATCCGCGCCGTTTCCGAGGGCGAGGTGCTGTGCACGGCGCGGGTGATCCACCCGGGCCGGCGCACGCTGGTGGTCGAAGCCGAGGTGATGCAGGGCGACAAACTGGTCGCAAAAGCGCAAGGCACCTTCGCTGTCCTGTAG